The Nitrospira sp. genome window below encodes:
- a CDS encoding cbb3-type cytochrome c oxidase subunit I has protein sequence MLRLPGRPVTFLLTGFAWLLLASLVGMAILVGLVRGTPLPSWLRLAHTHAALVGGVAQMILGGFLVFIPPLLMTGQHRKESHPVLFLAINAGALGMVAGFGLGNYQIVGASGLLVVAAFLWIARDAWTQARKSLNSPPLNLWFYAIALFALLGGLACGETMAFRFTQESYGYVRLAHIHLNILGFISLAIVGTMHNLLPTVLNAPLYSPKLARAVLFLLPLGLALLIGGFLNSSVIVEMAAGGVLVVTATLYAVNLFRTWLASSHKGSAASDHLLIGTFFLLVTLVLGTLVAANNLHEQPIMPFGSLHLVAYTHMALIGFILQTIIGALSHLLPITLAVRRVQSNKKRGAYLDRLTAIINRWRTIQIMGLSLGTMGLALLASLTWNVPLSSPTIQIATWSCVGLLLGSLTLFSVKLVALLGASPEEDQPAST, from the coding sequence ATGCTAAGGCTCCCTGGTCGTCCGGTTACCTTTCTCCTGACAGGCTTCGCCTGGCTTCTCCTGGCCTCGCTGGTCGGCATGGCCATTCTGGTCGGACTCGTGCGCGGAACGCCGCTGCCCTCGTGGCTGCGTCTGGCCCACACCCATGCGGCGCTGGTCGGCGGCGTCGCCCAAATGATCCTGGGCGGATTTCTGGTCTTTATCCCCCCGCTGCTCATGACCGGGCAACACCGGAAGGAATCCCATCCGGTCCTGTTTCTGGCCATCAACGCCGGCGCGCTCGGCATGGTGGCGGGGTTCGGTCTCGGCAACTATCAGATCGTTGGCGCCAGCGGACTGCTCGTCGTGGCCGCATTCCTCTGGATCGCGCGGGACGCCTGGACGCAGGCCCGCAAGAGCCTGAACTCGCCGCCATTGAATCTCTGGTTCTACGCCATCGCCCTGTTCGCGCTCTTGGGAGGACTCGCCTGCGGGGAAACCATGGCCTTCCGGTTCACCCAAGAGTCCTACGGATACGTCAGGCTGGCCCATATCCATCTCAATATTCTGGGCTTCATCTCGCTGGCCATCGTGGGCACGATGCACAACCTGCTCCCAACCGTGCTGAATGCGCCGCTCTATAGCCCTAAACTGGCGCGCGCGGTGTTGTTCCTGTTGCCGCTCGGGCTCGCGCTGCTGATCGGCGGGTTCCTGAACTCGTCTGTGATCGTCGAAATGGCGGCAGGGGGGGTGCTGGTCGTCACAGCCACGCTCTACGCGGTCAATCTGTTCCGCACCTGGCTGGCATCCAGCCACAAGGGCAGCGCCGCCTCCGACCACCTGCTCATCGGCACGTTTTTTCTGCTGGTCACCCTGGTGCTCGGCACCCTGGTTGCCGCCAATAATCTCCACGAACAGCCCATCATGCCCTTCGGCTCGCTCCACCTGGTGGCCTACACGCATATGGCGCTCATCGGCTTCATCTTGCAAACCATCATCGGCGCGCTCTCGCACCTTCTTCCGATCACCCTGGCGGTGCGCCGCGTCCAGAGCAATAAAAAGCGCGGCGCCTATCTCGACCGGCTCACGGCCATTATCAACCGCTGGCGCACGATTCAGATCATGGGACTCAGCCTGGGGACGATGGGACTGGCACTCCTCGCCTCGCTGACCTGGAATGTGCCGCTCTCGTCGCCGACGATTCAGATCGCCACCTGGTCCTGTGTTGGCCTCTTGCTCGGCAGCCTGACTCTCTTCTCCGTCAAGCTCGTCGCCCTGTTAGGCGCATCCCCTGAAGAAGACCAGCCCGCGTCAACCTAA
- a CDS encoding alpha/beta fold hydrolase: MTEHTLSFIDPQGHRVASVLAIPDGGTDRIAVLCHGFLSGKHSTTNNMLTRLLEPHGIATFAFDFFGQGESEGPFEVLTTTQAIGQAMAALDLVRQKGFAKIGLMGSSFGGLVATLAAAQRNDLACLALKCPVVDFAEELRLTFGDRELAQWNATDTIPNIIGGTDRIRLRYSFYDDCLRQIAYEPAQAITAPTLIVQGDQDECVPLHQSRRLYDALRVTKRLELLPGADHQFTKAEDFRRMTTLIADWLASHLR, encoded by the coding sequence ATGACGGAACACACGCTTTCCTTTATCGATCCACAAGGGCATCGCGTCGCATCGGTGCTCGCCATCCCCGACGGGGGCACCGATCGGATCGCGGTGCTCTGCCACGGGTTTCTATCCGGGAAACACAGCACCACGAACAACATGCTGACCAGGCTGCTGGAGCCTCACGGCATCGCCACATTCGCCTTCGACTTCTTCGGACAAGGCGAAAGCGAAGGCCCCTTTGAAGTCCTGACCACCACGCAGGCGATCGGCCAGGCCATGGCCGCGCTCGATCTCGTCCGGCAAAAAGGCTTCGCGAAAATCGGCCTGATGGGCTCCAGCTTCGGCGGCCTCGTGGCGACGCTGGCCGCCGCGCAACGCAATGATCTGGCCTGCCTGGCCCTCAAATGTCCGGTCGTCGACTTCGCAGAAGAGCTCCGGCTGACATTCGGCGACCGCGAACTGGCCCAGTGGAACGCGACCGATACGATCCCCAATATCATAGGCGGCACCGATCGCATCCGGCTCCGGTACAGCTTTTATGACGACTGCCTGCGGCAGATTGCCTACGAGCCGGCTCAGGCCATCACGGCCCCGACGCTGATCGTCCAAGGCGATCAAGACGAATGTGTCCCTCTGCACCAAAGCCGCCGGCTCTATGACGCGCTCCGCGTCACGAAACGGTTGGAGCTGCTGCCCGGAGCCGATCATCAATTCACCAAGGCCGAGGACTTTCGCCGCATGACGACGCTCATCGCGGATTGGCTGGCCTCCCATCTGAGATGA